Sequence from the Blastocatellia bacterium genome:
CACCGTAAACGACACCCAGCCGCCTTCGATCACCTGCCCGACCAACGTCAGTGCCGTGACCGCAGTACCGGGAGTGTTGACGACGGTGGTGACCTACCCGCCGCCGGTGGCGTCGGACAACTGCCCCGGCGTGACCACCGCTTGCACGCCGCCGTCAGGCTCGACCTTCGCCCTGGGGACCACCACCGTTACCTGCACGGCGACCGACACTTCAGGCAACACCGCGACGTGCAGCTTCACCATCTCAGTCTTTGACGGCAGGTTGCAGGATGACTCCGAGGGCTGCAACAACACGGTGTTGTTCAACACGATCACGGGCGATTACCGCTGGTGCTGCCACGGTACGATCTTCACGGGTCGCGCCAAGGTGACGCGCGCCGGCAACACCTACACCCTGTCGCATGTTCCCGCAGACCGGCGCGTGCAGATCAACCTCAACGCCGGTGGTTCGACGCCCAATGGCAATGCGTCGCTGCAAGTGCCGGCAGGCAAGACCATCTGCGTGATCAGTGATCGCGACATCCGCAATGACACATGCCTCTGCGGCGGCGCTGCGCCGCCAGGGCCAACACTGCGCTAAGGCGTAATCATCGATAAACAGGGAGGCTTCGGCTTCCCTTCAACCGGGCCGGTTGCTTCGCGCAGCCGGCCCGCTTTTTTTGACTCTGAGAGGAAGGGCGAAGTTTTCAGGCGGCGACGATTGCATCGGCGACGCGAACCGCGTCCACGATCTCGCGCACGTCGTGAACGCGAATCAAGTGAGCGCCGCGCAGGATGGCGGCGGCAACAGAGGCGGCGGTGCCAAAGACGCGCTCCGTCTCATCGCGGCCCGTCAGCGCGCCGATGAAGCGCTTGCGCGAGGTGCCGATCAGCAACGGCAGATCGAATGACGCCAAACGACCGAGGTGATTTAAGATGGCCAGGTTCTGCTCGACGGTTTTGCCGAAGCCGATGCCCGGATCGATGATGAGCTGTGCGCGGCTGACACCGCGCGCTTCGGCTTCACGGACGGCGAGATGCATGTCGCGGTCTATCTCGGCAAAGATGTCCGGGCTTGGCGCCATCTGCTGCATGGTCGCCGGCTCGCCGCGCATGTGCATGAGGATGAGCGCCGACCGCGACCGGGCGGCGACTTCGGCAATCCGCGGATCAAAACGCAAGGCGCTGATGTCGTTAATCAGGCTGGCGCCGAGATCGATGGCGGCGCGCGCGACTTCGCTCTTGTAAGTATCAACGGCGATGGGGATGTGCAGGCGTTTGCCGAGCGCGCTCAAGACGGGCTGGAGGCGCGCCAGCTCGTCTTCGGCTGACACGCGCACCGAGCCGGGCCGCGTGCTTTCGCCGCCCACCTCGATGAGGTCGGCGCCGTCCGCCTGCATCTGCAAGGCGTGCTCGATGGCGGGGCCCGGCTGGTCATACAGGCCGCCATCAGAAAACGAATCGGGCGTGACGTTCAAGACGCCAACGACCAGCGTTCGCAGGCCCACTTCCAGCCCCTTGCCGTCGGGCAGCGCAATCCGAAAGGGCTTTCTCATCGGGGTGAAGGCTAACGGTTCAGCGCGCCTCCGCGCAAGGCGTGGCGCACGCGGCGGCGGCGGTTGACAATGCCAGGGCTTCAGCGCAACATAACGCTTGCCTCAAGCGGCTAAGGGAGCGACGAGCGATGACCGACAAGCACACCATCGCGGCGCAGCAGAACCGGCTGGCATCGATCATGGAGCGCATCGCCGCTTCGTATGACGAAGTGACGCCGCGGATTCATCACCTCGACCGCATGCCGCTGCCATCGCGCAGCGACGCCGCCGCCATCATGGAGGCGCTCGAAGAGATCATCTTTCCGGGTTATTACAGCGCCGGCGGGGTCACGCATCACGGCATCATCTATCGCGTGCAGGAGCGCACGGGCTGGCTCTTCGAGCACCTGCGCGAGCAGATTTCGCGCAGCTTCCATCACATGAAGCACCTTGATGGCGAGCTGCCGTTTGCGACCGACGCCAGGGCCGAGGAATGCGCCTATCAATTCCTCGAATCCCTGCCGCGCCTGCGGCAACGGCTGGCGCGCGACATTCAGGCGGCTTATGACGGCGACCCGGCGGCGCACTGCATCGATGAGATCATCCTGAGCTACCCGGCGGCTTACGCCATCATGGCTTACCGCGCGGCGCACGAGCTACACCAGATGGAGGTGCCGATCTTGCCGCGGATGCTGACCGAGATGGCGCACTCGCGCACAGGCATAGACATCCATCCGGGCGCACAGATCGGTGACAGCTTTTTCATCGATCACGGCACCGGCGTGGTGATCGGTGAAACGACCGAGATCGGCAACCGCGTCAAGCTCTATCAAGGCGTGACGCTCGGCGCGCTGTCGTTCCCGAAAGATGAAACCGGCCGCCTGATCCGCGGCCAGAAGCGCCACCCGACGATTGAAGACAATGTGGTGATTTATGCCGGCGCCACCATCCTCGGCGGCGACACCGTGATTGGCGAAGCAAGCATTATCGGCGGCAATGTCTGGCTGACCGAGTCGGTGCCGCCCGGCTCGCGTGTTGTACAGGCCGAGCTGAAGCCGCGCCTGCTCGCGCCCCACGAACAGTTTCAAGAAGTCTAACTACAGTGACAAGTGACGAGTGACAAGTGACAAGAGAACAGCGAATCCTTCTTGTCACTTGTCACTTGTCACTCGTCACCTTCTCAATGACTGATGACCTACTTTGAATCGCTGATCGCAATGGCCGAGCGCGCCGGGCTTCGCGCGCAAGCTTGCCACACTTTTCCAGACGTAAGATTCACTGCTCAACTGGCGCTGCCGTTCGAGGGCCTGCTGCCAGAAACCTATTCCGTCTGTGTGGCATCGCTCCCCTCCGGCGCGCAGGAACGCTTTGATCCGTTCAACGCAAAACGCAGAGACCGTCGCGCCCAGGAACGCCTGACCATGCAGCTCAAAGAGGCCGCCTGCCGACTTGACGACTCTGGTCTGATGTTCATCTATGGCCTGCCGCGCGAGCTGGCGCGGGCGGCGGTGGCGCTCGCAGAGACGTTGACGTTTCGCTACTGGATCGCCGTGCGAACCATGACGGCGACAAAGGCCGACGGCCTGCGGCCCGAGCATACAGGTTTGCTCGTTTTGGCAAAGCCGGGCGCGGCGCTTAACGCTTTGCGCATCCCTCACCCGCGTTGCCGCCACTGCGACCAGACGCTCAAGGACTGGGGCGGCAAGGCACACCTGATGCACCCCGAAGGCGTCAGGCTGTCGGATGTCTGGATGGACCTGATCGTTGATGCAAGCGACCTGATGCCTGCCGAGGTCTTCGAGCGTATTCTCGACCTCGCCGCAAGCCCGCAACGCCAATCGCTACTTCTGCTCTTTCCCGAAGAACTGCCGGCTCAGGCGACAACGGCTAGAGATTCGTCGCCGCTGATTCGTACCTTCGACCCCCTGGCCCATCAAGCGCCCCCTGGCGCTACCAGGCGGCGCGCCGTGCCGGATGATTTGCTTGATCGTTTGCACCGAGCGCCGTGTCTGGACGTGCTGCGCCGCATCCCTTCGGCAACCGTTGATCTGGCGTTTGCCGATCCCCCCTTCAATTTGACGAAAGGTTATGAAGGCTACACGGACGATCTGGCGGCGCGCGACTATCTCGGCTGGTGCAAGCGCTGGCTGGTTGAATACGAGCGGGTGTTGAAACCGGGGGGCGCGCTCTTTGTCCTGAATCTGCCGAAGTGGGCGGTTGGGTTGGCGGACTTTCTGTCGCGCAGCGCCAGCCTGTATTTGCAAAACTGGATTGTCTGGAATGCCCTGCCAGAGCCGAAAGGGGTGTTGATGCCGGCGCATTATGCGCTGCTTTATTTCACGAAAGGCGAGCGCCCGGCGCGGTTCAATTACTGCTCGATGGAACAGGGCTGGCAGCCGTTTGATGAAGCGGTATTCCCGCCTGACCGCGCCGACGTTTGCGCGCGCCGCTTCTGCCAGCGCCAGCGGCGCGCGTCGGCACAGCTCTGGCGCGGCGAACTGACTGATATCTGGCACGACATTCACCGCGAGCGCCGCCCGATCAAGAAGACCGCCGGCGAAAAGGCTCACCCCTGCGCTACGCCCGAACGCTTGCTCGACCGCATCATCCGGCTGGCGACGACGCCGGGCGACATTGTGCTGGACGCGTTCGCCGGCACAGGCACGTCGGCGCTGGTCGCCGAGCGCTTGAATCGTCGCTATATTGGCATCGAGCAGGCCGACGAATATCTGCACGTCGCCGACCGGCGGTTGAGCGAGAAGCGCTCATCGTGGCAGCGCACCACCCGAGCAGTCGAGCGCGGCAGCGCATCAAAGCGGGCTCTACAACTTGAGCTTAAACGCCTGACCTTGATGCTCGGGCGATTGCCAACGCTGGCCGACATTGCGCGGCTATCGAAATTCACGCCGGCCATGTTCGAACAGGGATTCGATACCTGGAGCGAGGCGCTCAAGGCGGCGCGCAACGTCGTGGCATCTTTGCCTGATGTCGCGCAAGTATTGGTCGAGACCCAGCAGTTGGAAATGTTCGCGGCACAGCCGTTGAAGATCGCTGAAGGGACCGAAGGCGGCACCGTTGGCGTTTCAACGCCAACTGGAGCCGTCATCATAGAAGAAGATAACCCACCGACTTACCGGATCAGTTGAGGCAACGATGCAACCTACCGAAAAACTCTATTTCACCGATTCCGATCTACTTGATTTCGCGGCCACCGTCATTGCCGTGCAAGCGGCAGGGCAAGCCGATGACGTGATACTGGATCGCACGGCCTTTTATCCGACCGGCGGCGGCCAGCCGAACGATACGGGGCGGCTTGATGAAGCTCGCGTTCTCGATGTGTTTGAAGACGACGCCGGCATGATTCATCACCTCGTCGAGCCGCAAGGGATCATGGCCATCGGTCAAACGGTGCAAGGTCGCATAGATCGCGCGCGGCGGCTCGACCACTTGCAACAGCACAGCGGCCAGCACATCCTCTCGCAAGCGTTTGTGCAGGCGTGCGGCGCGGAAACCCGCTCGTTTCACCTTGGCGCACGCGCCTCGACGATTGACATCGAGCTGGCATCACCGACCGACGACCATATGCGCGCGGCTGAAGAGATTGCCAATGCCGTCATCTTTGAAGACCGCGCCATGCGCGTTCATCTGGTGAATGAAGCAGAGGCGCGGCAGTTGCCGCTGCGCAAAGAGGCCGCTGTCGAAGGGACGATTCGCGTCATCGAGATTACAGACTTCGACTGGTCGCCGTGCGGCGGCACGCACGCCAAACGCACTGGCCAGGTCGGCCTGATCGCCATCAAAGGCTACGAGCGCGCCAAGAAAATGACGCGGGTGGAATTCGTCTGCGGCCATCGAGCGCTCAACGAGTACCGCGCAGTCAGTAAGACGGCGCTGGCGGTCGCTCAGTTGTTCAGCGCCGAGCGCGACACGACGCCAGAGCTGGTATCGCGCGCCTTGCAAGAGACCCGCTCGCTGAAGAAGCGCCTGCGCGAGTTGCTCGAAATCACGGCCGGCGTCGAAGCTTCAGAGATGCTGGCAGCGGCAACGTCGGTCGGGAATTTCAAACTGGTGCGTGCTGCCTTTGATGATCGTGACCTTGATGAAGTGCGGCTGCTGGCATCAAAGATCACCCAGAGCGAGGCGGCGGTGGCGCTATTGGGAACCCGAGAGGCGGGCGCGGCGCGGCTGGTCTTCGCGCGCTCGGCTTCGCTCGATCAGAACATGGGCCAGTTACTTGCGGAAGCCTGTCAGTTGTTGGGCGGGCGCGGCGGCGGCAGGCCAGAGCTAGCGCAAGGCGGCGGGCCGAATGCCGACAACTTAGAAGCGGCCATAAGCCTGGCAGCTGAAAAACTGCTGGCGTGAGCGATCATGAATGATTCGGGGAAACTGCCGCAGAGGCTCGCTAGCGTGGGGGGAAGAAAGCGACTCACTTGGCCAGGTACTTTGCCATCATATCGATCAGCATCGTGAAGTCTACGGGCTTCGGCGCGTAGTCTGTGCAGCCGGCGTCTTCGGCCTGCGTTTGAATGTCTATAAGGTCGTGGGCCGTCAAGGCGATGATCGGCACGCGCTTCATGGCATTGCTTTGGCGAATCTGCCGGGTGGCGCTCAATCCGTCGATGACCGGCAACGATAAATCCATCAGGATTAAGTCGGGCTTGTCGGCAAGCGCCCGCTCGATGGCCTGCGCGCCATCGGTGGCTTCGATGACTTCATAGCCTTCGAACTCTAACAGCTTGGACAGAGAGAAACGGCTGTCATCGAAATCGTCAACCAACAGGACACGCTTTGTAGAGTTCATCATTGATCTTCCCTTGTTCTAAGCGTCACTCGATCCCTAGTTTGACGAATCGGCGATCAAACGAGATGCCAATTCATTCGCTTATCATCTTTTTGCAACATCTTGGCTTTGACCCATCATTCCGCCAATCGTACACAAAGCAGTCACAGCCTTCGGCAAAAGCGTCTCGATATATTGCAGCGCCGGCGTAGAAACTGTCGATTCCTCGGCAATTTGCGCCCGCCTGCTGGCATACTGGTTGCCTATTGTACGACGGGCAATCAATTTGTCAAATAGTCGTGCGTATCGCAAAGTGACGATCAAATGATAAACCGGCAGAGGTTCTTAAGAAAGACTTTAATTACAGTATACACTTGTTGCCTATCGCCATGCCGGGCACGAGACGAATTGATTCGCTGAAAGTCCGGAAGGAGCTTGCTTCATCACTCTTCCGCCGCAATTCAAACCAGACGAGCGCTGAAATGGCCGCCTTTGGCTTGTTGATTGGCGAAACCGATTGGATTGATAGATATGACCGCACACGATTTTAGTGACGTCCCCCGCCTGAGCGACCCGACACTTGTAGTCTGCGATGCCGCGGGCAGAATTCTTGCGATTTCGGCGAACGCGCCGAAATCGCTTATCGTCTGCTCGCCGGTCGGCCACAAGCACTTTACTGAGGTCTTCGGCGAAAGTTCAGCCATCACCCGATGGCTGACGAATCATCTCGGGCAAGGGCGACGCGCCGGCGATTACTTCGC
This genomic interval carries:
- the folP gene encoding dihydropteroate synthase yields the protein MRKPFRIALPDGKGLEVGLRTLVVGVLNVTPDSFSDGGLYDQPGPAIEHALQMQADGADLIEVGGESTRPGSVRVSAEDELARLQPVLSALGKRLHIPIAVDTYKSEVARAAIDLGASLINDISALRFDPRIAEVAARSRSALILMHMRGEPATMQQMAPSPDIFAEIDRDMHLAVREAEARGVSRAQLIIDPGIGFGKTVEQNLAILNHLGRLASFDLPLLIGTSRKRFIGALTGRDETERVFGTAASVAAAILRGAHLIRVHDVREIVDAVRVADAIVAA
- the epsC gene encoding serine O-acetyltransferase EpsC, coding for MTDKHTIAAQQNRLASIMERIAASYDEVTPRIHHLDRMPLPSRSDAAAIMEALEEIIFPGYYSAGGVTHHGIIYRVQERTGWLFEHLREQISRSFHHMKHLDGELPFATDARAEECAYQFLESLPRLRQRLARDIQAAYDGDPAAHCIDEIILSYPAAYAIMAYRAAHELHQMEVPILPRMLTEMAHSRTGIDIHPGAQIGDSFFIDHGTGVVIGETTEIGNRVKLYQGVTLGALSFPKDETGRLIRGQKRHPTIEDNVVIYAGATILGGDTVIGEASIIGGNVWLTESVPPGSRVVQAELKPRLLAPHEQFQEV
- a CDS encoding DNA methyltransferase; this encodes MTYFESLIAMAERAGLRAQACHTFPDVRFTAQLALPFEGLLPETYSVCVASLPSGAQERFDPFNAKRRDRRAQERLTMQLKEAACRLDDSGLMFIYGLPRELARAAVALAETLTFRYWIAVRTMTATKADGLRPEHTGLLVLAKPGAALNALRIPHPRCRHCDQTLKDWGGKAHLMHPEGVRLSDVWMDLIVDASDLMPAEVFERILDLAASPQRQSLLLLFPEELPAQATTARDSSPLIRTFDPLAHQAPPGATRRRAVPDDLLDRLHRAPCLDVLRRIPSATVDLAFADPPFNLTKGYEGYTDDLAARDYLGWCKRWLVEYERVLKPGGALFVLNLPKWAVGLADFLSRSASLYLQNWIVWNALPEPKGVLMPAHYALLYFTKGERPARFNYCSMEQGWQPFDEAVFPPDRADVCARRFCQRQRRASAQLWRGELTDIWHDIHRERRPIKKTAGEKAHPCATPERLLDRIIRLATTPGDIVLDAFAGTGTSALVAERLNRRYIGIEQADEYLHVADRRLSEKRSSWQRTTRAVERGSASKRALQLELKRLTLMLGRLPTLADIARLSKFTPAMFEQGFDTWSEALKAARNVVASLPDVAQVLVETQQLEMFAAQPLKIAEGTEGGTVGVSTPTGAVIIEEDNPPTYRIS
- a CDS encoding DHHA1 domain-containing protein, producing the protein MQPTEKLYFTDSDLLDFAATVIAVQAAGQADDVILDRTAFYPTGGGQPNDTGRLDEARVLDVFEDDAGMIHHLVEPQGIMAIGQTVQGRIDRARRLDHLQQHSGQHILSQAFVQACGAETRSFHLGARASTIDIELASPTDDHMRAAEEIANAVIFEDRAMRVHLVNEAEARQLPLRKEAAVEGTIRVIEITDFDWSPCGGTHAKRTGQVGLIAIKGYERAKKMTRVEFVCGHRALNEYRAVSKTALAVAQLFSAERDTTPELVSRALQETRSLKKRLRELLEITAGVEASEMLAAATSVGNFKLVRAAFDDRDLDEVRLLASKITQSEAAVALLGTREAGAARLVFARSASLDQNMGQLLAEACQLLGGRGGGRPELAQGGGPNADNLEAAISLAAEKLLA
- a CDS encoding response regulator; this translates as MMNSTKRVLLVDDFDDSRFSLSKLLEFEGYEVIEATDGAQAIERALADKPDLILMDLSLPVIDGLSATRQIRQSNAMKRVPIIALTAHDLIDIQTQAEDAGCTDYAPKPVDFTMLIDMMAKYLAK